ATCGCGCGCTTGCGCGCCGCGTCGAAGAGACCCTCGGCCTGCAGCTTCTCCTTGCGCTGAAGGAACGCGGCGTACAGATCGCCGAGCCCGTCAGGACGAAGATCAGAGACCACCATCTGGTAGTTCCCGCGCGGCTCGTACACCGTGAGGCGGCCGCTGGCCACGACCTTCATGCCCTCGCTGGGCGTGAGCTTGCAGCGCATGGCGTCGCCCTTGAACATGACCGCGCCCAGCTGCGCCCCCTCGTCTTTCAGCGTGAACCAGATGTGGCCGTTGTGGGCGCGCTTCACATTCGACAGCTCACCGCTCACCGACATGCCCGCGAGGCTGAAGTCGCCTTCGAGCACCCCCTTGATGTACGACGTGAGCTCGCGCACGGTCCAGACGTTCACACCCGCACCCCCCATCGCGGCGCAGCGGCACCGAGCGACGTGAGCACCTGACGCAGGGTGGGTCGCATGAGCTCGGCCCACAGCGCGTACCCGATGGGAGACGGGTGGAAGCGGTCGGCGCTGAAGCAGGTCTGGTCGCCTCTGAAGGGGATGGGAACGTGCCAGACGTTCGGGAGGCAGTCGACCATGGCCCGCAGCGCGCGATCGAACTGCCGCGAGCGCAGGTGCACCAGCGTGCGCAGCGGCTGGGGAAAGGCCGGGAAGCATCCCAGCGGCGGCACGCCGGAGACGAGCACCGGTACCTCGTCGCCGAGGTGGCCGCGAGCCGTCTCGATGAGGCGGTGCATGCCATCTGTGAAGCGATGAGGGCCGTTCACCAGGATGATGTCGTTCACCCCCAGCGACACCACCAGCAGGTCGGCTCGATCCCCCTCGAGCGCGGGGGCCAGCCGTGCGGCGCAGACCGCCGCGGTGACTCCGTTCCTTCCCAGGGCGCGCCAGGAGACGGTCTGCCCGGTCTCCTCGGCCACCATGGCGGCCATGCGTCCGGACAGGGCCTGCTCGTGCGTGGGCGCACCTGTGCCCGCGACGGTGGATTCCCCGAGGAGCACCACCCGGAAGGTGGGGAGACCGTCGCCCACCACGCCCTCGCCAGGACCCTCGGCCGGCGGGAAGCGGGGCATGATCTTGTTCATGTGCAGGGCCTGGGCGAACATCACCGAGAGCAGAAGCGCGCCCGCGCCCCCCGCGATGGCCAGGGGGGCGCCCAGAGAGCGAGGCAGGGACATGATCTTGCGAGACGTCTTTCTCGAGGAGGTCTCCCCCCCCGCGCAACAGGCGCGAAGCGGGAGGGGGCATTCTTCGTCGGAACCCTCCTCGCGCCTGCCTGCGTGCCAGAGATCGTGCGCGCACCCCGAGGCGCACCCCGCGGCGCACACCGCGGCGCGCGCGTGGAGAGAAGCCAGAGAGGGTTCGCGGCCTGCATCCCGAACCCCCCGAAATCCTTTCCCGCGGAGCCGACATGCCCACCCTTCCCGCCTCGCAGTACAAAGAATCGTCCATCCGGGTCCTCAAGGGGCTCGAACCGGTGCGCCAGCGCCCCGGCATGTACACCCACACAGACAGCCCCTTCCACATCATCACCGAGGCCATCGACAACGCCTGTGATGAAGCCCTGGCCGGCTCGGCGAAGCACGTCGAGGTGATCCTGCACGCCGATGGCTCGGTGACCGTGGGCGACGACGGACGCGGCATTCCCGTGGGCATCCATCCGGAAGAGGGCAAGCCCACGGTCGAAGTGGTCTACACCCACCTGCACGCGGGCGGCAAGTTCGACAAGGCCGACGGCGGCGCGTACTCGTTCGCGGGCGGCCTTCACGGTGTTGGCGTGTCGGTGACCAACGCCCTCTCGCTCAAGCTCGAGGTCGAGGTGAAGCGTGAAGGCGGGCATCACCGCATCGTCTTCAACGACGGCGAGGTGGTCGAACCGCTGCGCCGCATCGGCGACGTGGGCTCTCGCACGTCCGGCACCCGCCTGCGCATCTGGCCGAACCCGAAGTACTTCGACAGCGCGAACATCTCGGCGAGCGACATGGAGCGGCTGCTTCGCTCGAAGGCG
The Pseudomonadota bacterium genome window above contains:
- a CDS encoding SGNH/GDSL hydrolase family protein — protein: MSLPRSLGAPLAIAGGAGALLLSVMFAQALHMNKIMPRFPPAEGPGEGVVGDGLPTFRVVLLGESTVAGTGAPTHEQALSGRMAAMVAEETGQTVSWRALGRNGVTAAVCAARLAPALEGDRADLLVVSLGVNDIILVNGPHRFTDGMHRLIETARGHLGDEVPVLVSGVPPLGCFPAFPQPLRTLVHLRSRQFDRALRAMVDCLPNVWHVPIPFRGDQTCFSADRFHPSPIGYALWAELMRPTLRQVLTSLGAAAPRWGVRV